TTACATTACTCGGACCGAAGAGAGACGTTAGGCACgttggaatatcaaatgacaACACTTTGCACAACGGGGTAGCACTGTTGAAGaattttatcaacaagtttATCAATATCTCTCGCTTATCCTAGACAAAATCGATTGCCTGGAGTTAGGTGAAGAAGCTTTGTATGCCATGACAACGACGCATATAGAGAAAAGGCACTCGACACATTTATAAGAGGTCTGAACGGTAACTTACCCAGTCTGTTAAGTGTAAAGGAACCAACCAGTTTACCACAGGCTCTCAATATGTGTTTCCAAATTAGAGCAAACATGAATTAAGCAGGACGAACCATACAAATAGTATCAGTCGCTTGCCGACCAATACCAAACCTATTAGCCACAATCAACCCATTAGCCACAATCAACCAAGGTCATACTCATTCAAACCCCAAGTAAGACCCTTTTACCCAGaacttacaaatgttcacaacCAATCCCTTAGACCAAATTCGTATCAACAGTACGGACAAAACCGACACTACGTCACAGTGCAACCAAACTATAGACCACCTCTTCCTCCAAAACCTCCTACACCAATGGAAGTTGATCGCTCTGTTCaaacgaagcaaataaattatcagaataggcctcagtatcaacaaaatcaaacattttataataggcAGCAAACATTCAGTAACAAACCACAAGCATTTAGTAATGGACAAAGCGCAAGCTAAGCATAATCAAGCTAGTAAGAGTATCCAACATCACAGATAATACAGACTCCTAATAAAATGCAACGGATCTAATAATACTGAAGTTACAGAAACTGACCCAACAGAATACAACaatgaaatattagaatatccTGAAAGGTACCTATGAGTCTTCACAGACTACCAACCCGAATACAACAAAGAACAAGAAGAGACTCGAAGCAACCTCTATGACAATATCAATTCTTTTAGACTAAACTCCTCATTGCCATATCTAtagtttcaaaatgaaaaatggcaatgaactaaaatttttattacataccggATCGAACAAGTACCATATTAGTCCAACATATATTAGGAAACccattccgaacaaacccttcaTTGCAAATTCTGTTGGTGGACCCGTCAAAATTACTCATCATGCTAATATCAGTGTTTTCGGTGATGAAGtaggtaaattaaaatttcacattttgcccAAGTTAAGAACCTTTGATGCCATAATAGGTAACGATacaatgaaaagtttaaacgcagtaatttttactaaggagaactattttacattactcaataaatatgaatacccCATCCACCAGTTAGCAATTAACCAAATAACCCAATGAAAACGCACGTTATTTCTGTGATCAAGTTCTGATTGAATCTCCTCTTTATTTCTTCaggaatttatatttatacattttaattcTTAATCTTAAAGCTAGGCTTAATagctattttattgtttatccGAACATAAGATTTATTTTCTAAACATAGATCAAAGATATTGATTTCTATTTCCTTATTTTATTATGTACGAGTAAATATGGGTTAAGTGTGAATTTCAATTGCGTTGCTGCATAACTGCAAAGTATGCAGAAACGCGATGGAGATTTAAAAGATATCATTTTGTTTATAGTTACATTTGAGTTTAAGTTAACTTCCCTTCCCTAAGATGAATCGGTCCCGATTCAATATCATATTTTGTTAGACTatgaattttattcaaaatatctttatatgaTATATCGTGGAATTCTAAATTTGCAATTTCTATGGAAGTTGttcgtaattttttaaattttaaagtcatataaattatgcaaattattaCTATTAGTACAATTATGTACCAGAGCAACAAatggtatttaatattttttattcgttcacttaaaatatttatatattcaagtTCTAAtcttagtttttgttttaatatataaggtagtcaaatatctcccttccgcttttttgtcttttgaatttcgcggctacgTATTaggcgctacagagctcgtatctggcaatactatacatctttgaaaggtcttgacgtaaactacaaaacgacgctatgcttAATTAGTTTGgatcatagataacttgatacgagactctttggttcgagagagagctgtcaaaactcgcattttttataacatttgccaataatgccactgctgaaaaatattagattgggtatttaataaattatacaaaacactaaattaaacactttgaaaatgcatacatatagtatataaatgctaaaatgcaaaatcattaattaatttacataaacatttattttgctaaaatatGTTCCCAgagtttaatgaaattttatttcacactATTTTCGTCaggtaattatagcgctgctcttctggcatcccacctttttcactaactgctggttgacggcaccctgaatgtgttttgttgccagctcagaaaacagatcagggtgccctgccagctgacaagcgagagagcaagaaaagagattctgatcaagttatctatggtttggatattgcgttcaacagttatagacgtgtaaacatggagttcactaacgccgaaatttgcgctattttaaagttttccttcgtgaaaggcaaatccgctagagaaatgCTCCGtaagattaatggtgttttgcgggatggtactctatcacttcgaactgcggaggaatggtttcgacgattcagagcggctAAAAATGACACCATGTActagccagccggcggaagacctgcgACGACGAATACctatcaaatcatggaaaacgtcgagttagaccggcatatGGCATCTCGGGACATCGCCCATTTTAAACCATCGGCAGAAGGATAcataaaaaagcttgatgtttgggtgccgcatgatttgacgcagaAAAAcattctggaccgaatcaacgcctgtgatatgctgctgaaacggaacgaactctacccatttttgaagcggatggtgactgtcGACGacaaatggatcacatacgacaatatcaagcgaaaacggtcgtggtcgaaggacGGTGAATCGTCcaaaacagtggccaagcccgGAATGACGGTCAGGAAGGTTTTGATGTGTGTTTGGtaggattggaagggaatcattcactatgagctgctcccatattgCCAGACGCTTCATTTTActatctactgcgaacaactagaccgcttgaagcaggcgatcgatcAGAAGCGTTCAGAATTcaccaacaggaagggtgtagtgttccaccaggataacggcagaccacacacttcgttgatgacacGTTAGAAGCTatgggagctcggatgggaggttttatcgcatccaccatataaccGGGAtgtagcgccaagtgattaccacctgttcctgtccatggcgaacgcccttgttggtgtaaagttgaactcaaaagaggcttctgtaaagtggctgtccgagttcatAGCAAATAAGGAGGGAGGCTTTTACGaagggggtattatgaagttgccgtctagatggaaacggCGCTTATTTGGACAAAATTCGTTCACTGTAagactttttataaagcattgaacaaagagcaaaaaagcggaagggagatatttaaGATATTCtacaatttcaaaactattaacCCATTTCCAACTGGTGTTCGATTAATCGAACAGCAAAGTTGTctattttgaataattgttTTAGCTGTGAAGGTCGTCCGGATATAGTGAGTATCATATATTACTTTGACATTttggctatttgaaaattatatttaccaaCCCCCGACTCCCCCTTAATTTGATTGGGGGAGGGGTTGAAAAATGCCTTGCcggtagaccttttttgtaaattatattaaaaatatgtaaataaatcaaactaaaaaaataaacatgagGTCTTATAGGCAAAgaaccaaatattattttacaataaaaaaatcaacaccTGACAAAACATGGATGGCACAGGTATTACTCAAAATAGATGTTCGATTAATCGAACAGTGGCGGTCATCACATACAACATATCGTAATATAACAACACATCGTAATATAAATGAATAGACAAGATTATTTCAGTAAGAACAAATGTTTATTGAATATTGgctatttttgattatttagaTAGTATTTCACGGAAATCTTTGAAACACTTCGAGTGCATATGCTTGGCACATTTTTCACACATCCAAACTGTTGGTTTTCCACAGCCTTTCAATTGACATCGACGACATTCCCCTTGAGGTTGACGGACGATGAGGTGTTCACCAACCACATTTGGTAAGTTGCGTGGTCTTTGGAACTCCAGATCTTCATCCAACACAATGGAAGATTTTAGGGTGTTTATCCAAAGTGGCCAGTACCATTTCTTTCCACGGATGTTTACTCGATAATTTTGAATGGCATTGTCGTGGAGATCAACACCACCCATTCCTTTGTTATAATTGTGAAGCACAGCAGGTTGGTCAACGTTGACAAATTTCCCATTTTCTCCCAGGCTCTTAGAAGCTTTAGTTGCCTTTTGCCAACGCCGAACAGGGTAGAGTGGCAGAATCTGATCATGGTTTGTAGCAACGGTGACCTCCTTATTATCTTGCCAGCGACAAAGGATTATCTGGTTCTTAGAATCGTACATATAATCACATGCGCCGCGAGGCAGATTTTACCGGTCTTCATATTTATAGCACCCCCAGCTACACGATTGCAGCGAGCAGTTCCAGTGGCGCAGAGCCCCTTTGCTGATAACAGGCACAGAAGATGATAGGAAGTGAAGAAGTTGTCGAAAAATACCACGTGACGCATAGGTGCTTCGCCGTTGCTGAGTAAACGGAGAACGACATCAGCTCCAAGACCAATCTCTCTGTTGTATTCATCGGATTGTCCACAGTATGGtataaaactaaacaaataGCCCGTTGACGAACAAAGGCACCAAAGTTTAAATCCTAAACGAATCGGCTTTCCCAGAATAAACATTTTGCAACTGTGACGGCCGAAATAAGGTACCATCTGCTCGTCTATAGACAAAAACTTTGACCAAATGCCAAACTGTTTGAACTTTCTGTTTCTGATGTCAAAGAATCGACGAAGCtgaaatcattaaaatataaGTAAGGAAACTTAAATAACGATAGTGTAATAATGTATACATAGTACCTTGGCCATCATATCATTAACATCTAATTCATCATTATTCGCAAAATTGATGTATCTCTTCACATGCATGAACGTAGCTCTGGACATTGCCTGTTGTACTATTGCAATTCCCATTGACAGCTGCGAAGACCAATAATCCTCAATTGAAGGCAAAGTGTGGTAGCCCGATATCAGTAAAATCCCCAAAAATCTTTTCAATATAACCACGTCCAAATGAAAACCAGCTTTGTTCTGGGCCGCAAATCGGTTAGTCTCAGTTATGATATAATTCAACACCTCCCCATCATAAAACTTTGAGAATAATTGTATTGGTGACAGATCCTTTAGTAACTCACGCACACCTTTCTGCATACCGGTCAACGGAGCTGCCTGAGGCGATATATCGTAATGAAACTCCTCCTTTCCTTTGTTCCTGGACCATTTTGGAGTTCCAAATGAACTCACTGGCTTGTAGCTGACTCTCGGTTTCTTTTGAGGTGGACCAGTCCACTCAGCATCCGATTTGGAAGTTGATGGCAAAGCCTCCGGTTGAGTTTCGACAACCTCTTCATAAGCAATATCCATATGAATGTTTCGCTCTCTCTCAATTTCTAAATAGCCGGCAATCTCAGTCAAAGCAGTTTGATCTTCATGAATTGCGATTGTATTCTCGTCGATTAATTCTTCATCGGATAGTTCATGTACATTGGGTGGGAGTACGTTGACACACTGAACCGGATTTTCGTCATCGCTCCAATTCTCTAAAATATCTTCAATCTCCCTCATTGTTGTTTTCTTTGAACGTGCCATTTTGCAATTCTGGAATCGAGGAACAATACAAAGACTCGGAATTACACATCAAACGAAAATATATTCTAATAGATTCTCaccatttatttttcgaaaaactattaaaatgtaAGAATATGATAAGCAGGCACAAATCAAGTCTTTTCTTTTGAAACACCCAAAAGAAATGTCAAAGCGCTATCATTTGGCGGGAAAAATTGACATTTCGCATTTGTATGGgattttataaaatgtgttCACCGCCAGTGTTCGATTAAtcgaacaatttaatttttgacatatcGGGAAAACGGAAAGAGGTAGAAATTTTTTGATGAGATTTGGAATCAGGGGGCCGTAATTAATCTAAAAATGtaccttaaataaaaaaatttcaaaatttttgcagcGCGGTTGGAAATGGGCTTATATgattattacttaaatatttccAGATTTTACAATCGACATTAATATTTGTATAGTTTTCAAAAGTAACAAGAGGAACTCCATTTATGGCATAGCCATCTATTGTGTTATTTCCATAGACTAATACTGCTCCTTCTATTGCATCTATTTCtttgttatactcttgcaaccagttgttacagagtattacatagttttgttcatcaaACGGTTGTTCATACCACCTCAAACTaattgagatagatatagagttatatatacatgcgtccgtccgtgcaagctgtaacttgagtaaaaatgaagACGTAATCGGATCACAGGCACGcccacaaaaactttttttcaacctGGTCGTGGCCCcgctctctaataagtttaatctGCATAAACCGCTTAagctataacaaccaaattcgctaaGCACAAATAGTGCAAGAACTTCTACcaatagtgtgaaaatggacgaaatcgaatGAAAATCCCGTTCACTCccaatataacggtactgttcaaaactactaaaagcgcgataaatcaataactaaatgcatcAGGGACGTAAAAATTTGCCGCTGGGATGGTATGAGACCGCTATGTGGGAGCTAGTGTGAAAAAAAaccccatatctcgggacccgagtaatcgat
The sequence above is drawn from the Bactrocera tryoni isolate S06 unplaced genomic scaffold, CSIRO_BtryS06_freeze2 scaffold_11, whole genome shotgun sequence genome and encodes:
- the LOC120779807 gene encoding piggyBac transposable element-derived protein 1-like: MARSKKTTMREIEDILENWSDDENPVQCVNVLPPNVHELSDEELIDENTIAIHEDQTALTEIAGYLEIERERNIHMDIAYEEVVETQPEALPSTSKSDAEWTGPPQKKPRVSYKPVSSFGTPKWSRNKGKEEFHYDISPQAAPLTGMQKGVRELLKDLSPIQLFSKFYDGEVLNYIITETNRFAAQNKAGFHLDVVILKRFLGILLISGYHTLPSIEDYWSSQLSMGIAIVQQAMSRATFMHVKRYINFANNDELDVNDMMAKVLCIHYYTIVI